TGCGCACGAGGTGGCTGATCACCTCGCGCACATTCGCCTCTTCGTTGTAGCAAGGCACGATGATCGAGACCTTGGGGTAGCTCTTGACCCCCAGCAGCGCCAGCGGATGCTTCACCTTGTGTGTGCCGCGCTCAAGCAGGAAGTAATGCAGCAGCCCCCCGATCATCCAGAAATACGACATGAAGAACGGGTAGTAGAAGACAAAGCCGGAGATCCAGCGCTTGGCAATGAGTGCGTCCACCATCTCAGCCTCCCGCCTTGTTGGTGTGGGCCGGCGCTGCCGCTTCCGTTGTCGCGGGCTTCTTGTCTGCAGGTGCCTCGCCGGCCTTTGGCGGCTGGCTCTGCGGCGCAGCGCCGCTGTTGAGCTTCTCGACGCTTGCCGCATTGCCGCCTGGCGGCTTGCGTGTCTCGATATACGTCTTGAGCGACATCACATCGCGCAGCACCTCGGTATCGGGCCGACCGGCAATGAAGTCATCCGGGTAGTAGCCGTAGTTGAGCGCGCCGGCCGCACGCAGCGCGCGCATCTGGTCACGCAGTTCGGTCGACGGGATCGGCTTGTCCTGGTTGCGCCAGTCCACCGCCTGCAGCTCGAAGATCGTCTTCTTCAGGCCGTCCTTGTGCTTGGCCACGGCGGCCGTCAGCTTCTTCATCCAGTCCTTCGGATCCTTGGCTTCTTCCATGTACGGCATGGCTTCGAGCGCCACGTAGTCGTACGCCTCCAGGAAGTCGTCATAGTTCTGCGCCGTCCACGTCTCGGCCTTCGGATCGAGCACCGGGCCCGCAAAGATGTTGCGTGCGGTCAGCATGTCGCGGCCGTTCTGATAGCCCTGCGCCACCGCGATCAACTCTTTCGAGAACGAGATCAGCGCAGCGGTCTTGGCCCGCGACCACTTCTGCATCAGCTCGGGCGACTGGCGGATCTTGTTGATGTCACCGGGCAGGCCCATGGCCTCGTAGGCCTTGAGCGCAGCGGGGCTGGCATCTTCGTAGTCGTCGAGCACGCCGTCGTCGTGGAACAGGATGCCGTCGATGATCGCGTTCTTGGCCAGGTCTTCATAGATGTCGCGGATCATCTGGCGCGCCTGCGGATCGAACGGTGACAGCCGTGGCGGCTTGACCGTGCCCGGCTTCTGCGGCGCACCGGCCACCGACTGCACCAGGTGCGTGGCCGCCGGATTGTTGGCCGGAAGCTTGTACGACAGCATCGGCAGCCAGGCGTACACCTCCACCTTCGCACGCGTCTTCAACTGCCACGACACGCGCGAGAACAGGTCCGCGCGCATCGGCATGTGGCGGTTCGGGAAGTACACCGCGTCCACCGCGCCGTTGCCCTTCGGGTCTGCAAAGGCCTGCAGGTAGACCACGCGCGGCGCGAGGTCCTTGATGCGGTCGATCAACTTGCCGAGGTTGGCCTCCTGCTGCTTCGGGTCCGGGTCGTAGATGTAATCCATGTCGACATGCACCACGCGCTGCACGGGGTTGATCATGCCGTGGTGCGTCACGGGCTCGCGCAGCGAGCGCTCGAGGTCGCCCGTGTTGGTGTCGTAGCCCATTAGGCTGCGGCGGATAGCGGTGAGCGGTACATCCGGCGTGTTCGGCCCTGGTTCGAGCGTGAGCATGTACTTCAGGCCCACGTTGGTGGCCTCCTGGTCAGCCATCAGGTTGTGGGCGCCATACGGCCACACCACCGTCTGCACCTTGGTGCCGAGGTTTTTCTGGATGATGTCGACGCTGCGCTGCAGGTCGGCCCGCACGCGCTGGCGATACTCGTCGTCGGTCTCGTAGCGGCCGAGCTTGGGCAGATACTCATGCGTGGTTGCAGTCGGCATCTCGTTGCCCTGCGGGTTACCGAGCGCACCGTGGTGCATGTCGTGCGTGTGCGTGGCGAACTCGACCAGGCCCGAAGCCTGCATCTCGCGGATCTGGTTCCAGTTCATGAAGAAATCGCGGTCGACGATCTGCGTGTTCGACAGCTTGATCTTGGCCCCCGGCGGCGCGTTGGTCCATTCCGTCACCAGACCGAACACGGCCGGGAACCGGAACTGCTTGAGCAGCGGGAAAACCTTCGTGTAATGGCTCTCGTAGCCATCGTCGAACGTCAGCAGGATCGGGCGCTTGGGCAGTGGCTTGCCGCCGCGGCGCGCCTCGTCAATCTGCGCGAGCGTGACCGGGTGGTACCCGTTGGCCTGGATCCAGCTGAACATGTTCGTCAGCATCTTGGTATCGACGGCAAACGCGTCGGGCAGCGTTTCGAAGCTGGCGCGCAGGTTGTCGCGGATGTCGTGAAAGCACAGCACGCGGAAGGTCTTGCCGTCGTCCGGATCGGGCTTTGGCAGAAAATCGACCTGGACGGCGGCAGCAGGGCGAACGGCGGCCACTAGTGCCAGCACCAGGGCCAAGGCCATCCAGGCGATGAATCGTCGCA
Above is a genomic segment from Ralstonia pickettii containing:
- the pgaB gene encoding poly-beta-1,6-N-acetyl-D-glucosamine N-deacetylase PgaB, giving the protein MQALRQPSLRRFIAWMALALVLALVAAVRPAAAVQVDFLPKPDPDDGKTFRVLCFHDIRDNLRASFETLPDAFAVDTKMLTNMFSWIQANGYHPVTLAQIDEARRGGKPLPKRPILLTFDDGYESHYTKVFPLLKQFRFPAVFGLVTEWTNAPPGAKIKLSNTQIVDRDFFMNWNQIREMQASGLVEFATHTHDMHHGALGNPQGNEMPTATTHEYLPKLGRYETDDEYRQRVRADLQRSVDIIQKNLGTKVQTVVWPYGAHNLMADQEATNVGLKYMLTLEPGPNTPDVPLTAIRRSLMGYDTNTGDLERSLREPVTHHGMINPVQRVVHVDMDYIYDPDPKQQEANLGKLIDRIKDLAPRVVYLQAFADPKGNGAVDAVYFPNRHMPMRADLFSRVSWQLKTRAKVEVYAWLPMLSYKLPANNPAATHLVQSVAGAPQKPGTVKPPRLSPFDPQARQMIRDIYEDLAKNAIIDGILFHDDGVLDDYEDASPAALKAYEAMGLPGDINKIRQSPELMQKWSRAKTAALISFSKELIAVAQGYQNGRDMLTARNIFAGPVLDPKAETWTAQNYDDFLEAYDYVALEAMPYMEEAKDPKDWMKKLTAAVAKHKDGLKKTIFELQAVDWRNQDKPIPSTELRDQMRALRAAGALNYGYYPDDFIAGRPDTEVLRDVMSLKTYIETRKPPGGNAASVEKLNSGAAPQSQPPKAGEAPADKKPATTEAAAPAHTNKAGG